One window of the Triticum dicoccoides isolate Atlit2015 ecotype Zavitan chromosome 3B, WEW_v2.0, whole genome shotgun sequence genome contains the following:
- the LOC119280161 gene encoding uncharacterized protein LOC119280161 — protein sequence MSSSAKHGTTTTSSSSIDPAETASSSSYFLPELIPLVASRLTTLQDFFALRGTCRTYRALLPLSQSNLASQAPLLLVPHKASSSEALFHIPLRRILRFRLPRTPLAHHDPNNAEFHSFGCRVAIEDSDAMGSHLELQICHLLTGQQVRLPDPPKDYEGIIFAGDLVLTFNRYYHTVRYCRIGGKDNDWRAARCAEGYGLRDLISLNGTLYALIFPNYCLAVVELDNSYVVLSFLGGELSAETVENSSMLRLAECRGELLLISAVRYPVGYQVFQWQSGDRKWVRTTALGGCSLFFNILQFAGCLGPDHPAVQGNCLYIIKYNGQCIKYSLVDGSSHELVADYPGQPRAWVLPSIC from the coding sequence ATGTCTTCGTCAGCGAAGCAcggcaccaccaccacctcctcttcCTCAATAGACCCGGCAGAAACCGCCTCGTCCTCGTCGTACTTCCTACCAGAGCTGATCCCACTGGTCGCGAGCCGACTAACGACCCTACAGGATTTCTTCGCCCTCCGCGGCACCTGCCGCACCTACCGGGCTCTCCTCCCGCTGTCGCAGTCCAACCTCGCCTCCCAGGCTCCGCTCCTCCTCGTCCCGCACAAGGCATCTTCCTCGGAAGCCCTCTTTCACATCCCACTCCGCCGCATCCTCCGCTTCCGCCTACCCCGCACCCCCCTAGCCCACCACGACCCCAACAATGCCGAATTCCATTCCTTCGGTTGCCGTGTCGCCATCGAAGACAGCGATGCCATGGGCAGCCATCTCGAGCTCCAAATCTGCCACCTCCTTACAGGCCAGCAAGTCCGCCTGCCCGATCCCCCGAAAGACTACGAAGGAATCATCTTTGCCGGCGATCTCGTCCTCACCTTTAATCGATACTACCACACCGTCCGCTACTGCCGCATTGGAGGCAAGGACAATGACTGGCGAGCAGCGCGGTGCGCTGAAGGCTACGGGCTTCGTGACCTGATTTCCCTGAATGGCACCCTCTACGCATTGATTTTTCCAAATTACTGCCTCGCTGTCGTCGAGCTTGACAACAGTTACGTGGTATTGTCGTTTCTTGGTGGTGAATTGAGTGCAGAGACAGTTGAGAATTCTTCAATGTTGAGGCTAGCAGAGTGCCGTGGTGAGCTATTGCTCATTAGTGCTGTTAGGTACCCGGTGGGGTACCAAGTTTTCCAGTGGCAATCTGGGGATAGGAAGTGGGTGAGGACTACTGCCCTTGGTGGGTGTAGCTTGTTCTTTAATATTCTCCAGTTTGCAGGTTGCCTTGGTCCAGATCATCCAGCAGTTCAAGGGAACTGCTTGTACATCATTAAGTACAATGGGCAGTGTATCAAGTATTCTCTGGTTGATGGATCTTCGCATGAACTCGTTGCCGACTACCCAGGACAACCACGGGCTTGGGTCCTTCCAAGCATT